One Ferribacterium limneticum genomic window, CCCGGGAAGTAGCCGAACAGCGCCGTCAGGACAGGCATGACGATATGCCAGCGCAGGTACATGGCCATCCGCTTGTGCCGGGCATAGTCCCGCCAGTAGGCGAATTGAGAGCCCATCGTGAAAACCCGCCGGATGAGATGGTTCGACGGTGCCATGCCGATCAGGAATCCGCCAACGCTGTGGGCGGCGACCATGATGTCGTGCCCCTTGAAGCAGAGGGCGGCAAATCTCAGAACACCCTCGAAATCCTTGCTCCCCCAATCGAGCCAACTGGCCTGGAAGCCGCGCATGTTCTCCGGCCGGGAACCACCGATTCCGCGGTAATCGTAGGTAATGACGTTGAAACCGCGGGCATAAAGAAAGTCGGCGAATCGACTGTAGTAGCGGCTGTGCACCGAGGTGGCCGGATTGATGATGACGACGGGCGGCAGGTTGCCGCCATCGGCCACCGCATGCACCCAGGCATGGGCATGCAAGGGGTAGCCATCGACAGCAGGGATGTCTATCTTCAAGGGCTTGGTATGCGTTGGGGTCATGGCTGTTTTGGCGTTCCATCGATCGAACCTAAAGCCTACGGCGGATACCACGGGTGCTCAATTGAGTTTTTTGTTGCCTGACATTCCCGGTCGGCATGTGATGCCGATGTCTGGCCCAATAAAAAACGGAACCCGTTTGGGTTCCGTTTTTCGTTTTGCCGGGGCTTCGTGCATACCCCGGCGCAGCCGACAGGCGATGCTTATTCCATCGCTTCGTACAGCGGCAGGGTCAGGAACTCCGGGTATTCCGGGGTCAGCGACATCTGGTCGAAAATGACGGCGGCCTGGTCGTAGGTGGCCGTGTCTTCGCCCTGGGCGCTGACGGATGCCTTCACCTTGCTCAGCTCTTCGGCAATCATCGGGCGGACCATTTCAACGGTGACCTTGCGGCCGTCGTCAAGGATGCCCTTCGGCGAAACGACCCACTGCCACACTTGCGAACGGGAGATTTCGGCGGTGGCGGCGTCTTCCATCAGGTTGTGGATGGGCACGCAGCCGTTGCCGGCCAGCCAGGAGCCGAGGTAGTGGATGCCGACGTTGATGTTGTTGCGCAGGCCGGCTTCGGTGATCGGCTGTTCCGGCTGGAAATCGAGCCACTGGGCCGGGCCGAAGTTGCCTTCAACCTGCTTTTCCCACTGGTTCGGCTTGTCGCCAAGAACCTTGACGAACTCTTCCATGGCGATCGGCACGAGGCCCGGGTGGGCCACCCAGCCGCCGTCAAAGCCGTCGTTGGCGTCGCGGGTCTTGTCGTGGCGGATGCCGGCCAGGGCCTTTTCGTTGGCAACCGGGTCATTCTTGATCGGGATCAGGGCCGACATGCCGCCCATGGCCGGGGCGCCTCGCTTGTGGCAAGCCTGGACCAGGGCCAGGGCGTAGCCGCGCATAAAGGGCACTTCCATGGTGATGGCGCTGCGCTGGGCCAGGCAGAAGTCCTTGTTCTTCTTGAACTTCTTGATGCACGAGAAGATGTAGTCCCAGCGGCCGGCGTTGAGGCCGGACGAGTGGTTGCGCAGTTCGTAGAGGATTTCTTCCATCTCGAAAGTGGCGAGGATGGTTTCGATCAGCACGGTGGCCTTGATGGTGCCTTGCGGCAGGCCGATGTGGTCCTGGGCCATGACGAAAACGTCGTTCCACAGGCGGGCTTCGAGATGGCTTTCCATCTTCGGCAGGTAGTAGAACGGGCCGGCGCCGCGGGCGATCTGTTCCTTGGCGTTATGGAAGAAGACGACGGCAAAGTCGAAAATGCCGCCGCCGACGCGCTGGCCATCGACCAGCACGTGCTTTTCGTCGAGGTGCCAGCCGCGCGGACGGATCTGCAGGGTGGCGATGGTGTCGTTGAGCTTGTATTCCTTGCCGTTCTCGTTCTTGAACGACAGTTCGCGGCGGATCGCCTTGTAGAGGTTCATCTGGCCGACGATCTGGTTGTCCCAGTTCGGGGAGTTGGAGTCCTCGAAGTCGGTCATGTAGGAATCAGCGCCCGAGTTGAAGGCGTTGATGATCATCTTGGCTTCGACCGGACCGGTGATTTCGGTGCGGCGGCGCTCCAGGGCCTTGGGCAGCGGGGCGATCTTCCAGTCGCCTTCGCGGATGGCCTTGGTTTCCGGCAGGAAGTCGGGCATTTCGCCGGCGTCGATGCGGGCCTGGCGGGCAACGCGGGCCTTCAGGAGTTCCTGGCGACGGGCTTCGAAGGCGCGGTGCAGCTTGGCGACAAGTTCGAGGGCTTCGAAGGTGAGGACGGATTCGTAACCCGGCTTGATCGGGCCGGTGATTTGCACGCCTTGGGGCAGGTTGAGGGCCATGTGGAACTCCTGAGTGAAGGATGAATGGATGTTGCGCTGCAGCGAATTCTATGACTCTTCTATAAGACTTGAAAGACGGATAGAATCAATTCATCTTTTACTTTAGGTATCAAATGGACCGCCTGAAACAGATCGAAGCCTTCGTTTCGGCCGCTACTCGGGGCAGTATGTCCGCGGCAGCGCGGGTCGAGGGTGTTACCCCGGCCATCATCGGCCGGCGGCTCGATGCCCTAGAGACACGGCTCGGCGTCAAATTAATGCTGCGCACCACGCGCAAGCTGACCATTACTTTCGAGGGCCAGGCTTTTCTCGAGGACTGCCAGAAAACGCTCAACGACCTGGCCAATGCCGAGGCAGCCGTGTCGCTGGGCAGCGTGCGGGCCAGCGGCCAGTTGCGCGTCTCGGCGCCCTCCGGCTTCGGCCGGCGCCACGTGGCGCCGCTGGTCGGCGATTTCATGCTGGCCAACCCGGAAGTCCGGGTCAATCTGAACCTCAGCGACCGCCTGGTCGATCTGGTCAACGAGAACATCGACTGCGCCATCCGCATCGGCGAATTGACCGATTCGAGCCTGATCAGCGTCCGCCTCGGCGAGATGCGCCGCATGGTCGTCGCCAGCCCGGCCTATCTGGTCGCCCACGGCGTGCCGCGCGAACCGGCCGATCTCGTGACGCACGAATGCCTGTCGCTCGGCCAGCAGCGCGGCTGGGTCTTTCGCGATCCGGAAGGCGGGCAGGTCGATACCATCAAGGTTGGCGGCAGTTTTGAATGCAACGACGGCGCCGTGCTGCACGAATGGGCGCTGGCCGGTCGCGGCCTGGCCTGGCGCTCGCTGTGGGAAGTCGGCCAGGATTTGAAAGAGGGCACGCTGACCTCGGTGCTCGACGCCTGGCAGGCGCCGCCCATGGGCATCTACGCCGTCTTTCCGCAACGCCGGCACCTGCCGCTGCGGGTGCGGCTGTTCATCGACCTGCTCAAGGAAACCTACAGCCGGCCGAGTTACTGGGAATTGCGCTGAGGTTGCCATGAAAACTCCTGTCTATCGTGGCCTCGGTGTGCTTTGTGTCGTGCTCGGCGTGATTGGCGCCGTGCTGCCCCTGCTGCCGACAACGCCTTTCCTGATCCTCGCCGCCTATTTCTTCGCTCGTTCGCATCCGGAATGGGAGGCCAGGCTGCTGGCCCATCCGACAGCCGGCCCGGCCATCCGTGCCTGGCGCGATCATGGCGCCATTCCGCTCGTTGCCAAGCGGCTGGCGACGGTCCTCATGGCGATCAGTGCCATCGGCGGCTGGTTTGGCCTGCCAGAACCGTGGTGCTACGTGCCGCTGGCGGTTGCAGTCGTGGTGTTGAGCTGGATGTGGACGCGGCCGTCGGTTTGAACATTTCAATTTTGGCCATTTTTTCCGGTTGACCGTGGCAATGACCATTCGGACGAAAAAAAGGCCGACCTCCGCAGAGTGTCGGCCCTTGTCGGCTGGCGGGCAGCTTATACCTTGAAGCGTTCGGCGGTTGCCCGCATGCGGGCTGAGGTTTCGCGGATGTTGCGAACGGCGATCGCCGCCTGCTGAACGCTGGCGTTGCTCTCTTCGGATGCCTGGGCGACATTTTCGACGCGTCGCGCGATGTCCTGGCTGGCGGCACCCTGTTCGGACATGGCGTCGGCAATGTCGTGAACGACGCGGACGACCTTGGCCGAGCCTTCCCGAATGGAAACAATGGCCTGTCCGGCTTCCTGCGCGTGTTCTGTTCCCTTGCCGACCTGCGCGACGGTGTGTTCCATGTTGTCGACCGCCGAGCGCGAACAGCTCTGGATATTGTTGATCATGGCGGCGATTTCCCCCGTTGCGTTCGAGGTTCGCTCGGCCAGTTTGCGCACTTCGTCGGCGACGACGGCAAATCCGCGGCCAGCCTCGCCGGCGCGGGCCGCTTCGATGGCGGCGTTGAGGGCGAGCAGGTTGGTCTGGTCGGCAACGTCCTTGATTACCTGAACAACCGACGATATGCGATCGGAGCTTTCGCCCAACGCCTTGATGGTGGTGCTGACTTCACCGATGACCAGGGCGATTTTTTCGATCTCGGCGACGGTGTTATCGATCACCTTGCCGCCCGTTTCAGCGCTTTGTCCTGCCGATTCGGAAATGTTCATGGCCTCGTTGGTGCTGTCCGAAACGGAGGAAATGCTGACCGACATTTCCTCGACCGAGGCGGCCATGGCCGAAGCCGATTCGCTGGTGCTCATCGACGCCTTGGCGGCCTGGTCGGATGAGGCGGCCAGGGTCATCAGGGCGTCATCGACGCTGATCATGTTTTGCTTGAGATCGGTGAGGCTGGTTCGCAGCGTCGCCATCATGGTGTTGAAGGCGTGTGCCGTATCGGCAATTTCGTTGTGGCCTTCAATATTGATGCTGCCAGTAAAGTCATTTTGGCTGGCGGCACGATCGATGACCGTGCGCATCTGATTCAGCGGGCCGACGATTGAACGAATGGTCAGGAAGGCAATCAGCAGCGCCAAGGCGCTACCGATGACCATGATCGTGATCGACAGGTTGCGCAGACTGGTGCTGCTGGCCAGGGAGGTCTCGTAGTGCTCTTTGACGGCGCTTTGCTGAGCTTCGGCTAGTTCGCGGAAAGCCTGGTTCATTTTGGCACCGTAGGTGGCATTGGCCTTCAGGAAGGTGGCGACGCTTTCAGTCGTGAAGTCACCGGCCTTCAGGCGAGCGGCAACAGGGCGCAGGACTTCGCTGACGAAGTTTTCGTACAGCGGTTGAATTTCCTTGGCCAGTTTGGCTTCCTGGCTGGCCGGGTCAAGATGCGGAATCAAATCTTTCCACGTCTCGTCGGCCCATTTGATGTTCTTTTCGATGTTGTCGGTATGCTCGGTCACCGGGTGATTGTGCAACTTCGCGTAATCGAATGCCGGATTGTGCTGGAAAGCACGAAATACATGACTCTCGTTTTCCACGATCAGGCGTCGCAGGCGGGCCACTTCGCGCATCGGAATCGTTTGCTGCTCATAGGTTTCCTGCAAATCGTGAATGGCTGAGCCGGTGGCGTAAAACCCCATGCCACCGACAACGACCAGCAAGGCAGCCATGCCGAGAACAAGTGCGAAAAGACGGGTACGAACGGAGATGTTGTTCATGATATTTCCGGTATTTTTGGTATTGGCAATTGCATTGTATGCCAAAGGTAATAGGCCGGGGGCATAAAAATACGGAAATTGAAAAGAAAAAGGCCGGCACCTTGTGAGTGTCGGCCTTCGTTTGCCGCCTGGTCGGGCGGCAATTCAAAGCGGTAGGCTTCTTAGTGGAACTGCTCTTCTTCGGTCGAGCCGGTCAGCGCGGTAACGCTGGACTTGCCACCCTGGATGACGGTGGTGACGTCGTCGAAGTAACCGGTACCGACTTCCTGCTGGTGCGACACGAAGGTGTAGCCACGGTCGCGAGCAGCGAATTCCGGCTCCTGAACCTTCTCGACGTAGGCCGACATGCCGCGCTTGGCGTAGTCCTGAGCCAGGTCGAACATGTGGTACCACATGTTGTGGATGCCAGCCAGGGTGATGAACTGGTACTTGTAGCCCATGGCGCCCAGTTCCTTCTGGAACTTGGCAATGGTGGCGTCGTCAAGGTTCTTCTTCCAGTTGAAGGAAGGCGAACAGTTGTAGGCCAGCATCTTGCCCGGGTGAACCTTATGCACAGCTTCGGCGAACTTGCGGGCAAATTCCAGATCCGGCGTGCCGGTTTCGCACCACACCAGATCGGCGTAGTCAGCGTAAGCGATAGCGCGGGAGATGGCCTGGTCCAGACCCTTCTTGGTCTTGTAGAAGCCTTCAGCGGTACGCTCGCCGGTCAGGAACGGCTTGTCGTTCTCGTCGTAGTCGGAGGTCAGCAGGTCAGCAGCTTCGGCATCGGTACGGGCGATAACCAGGGTCGGCACGCCATAGACGTCAGACGCCATACGGGCAGCGATCAGCTTCTGGATGGCTTCGGTGGTCGGGACCAGAACCTTGCCGCCCATGTGGCCGCACTTCTTGACGGAGGCCAGCTGGTCTTCCCAATGCACGCCGGCAGCGCCAGCGCGGATCATGGCCTTCATCAGTTCGTAGGCGTTCAGCACGCCGCCGAAACCGGCTTCAGCGTCAGCCACGATCGGCAGGTGGTATTCGACGTGGCCAGCATCACCGGCGTTGATGTTCTTCGACCACTGGATTTCGTCGGCGCGGTTGAAGGCATTGTTGATGCGCTCGACAACCTTCGGCACGGAGTCAACCGGGTACAGGGACTGGTCCGGATACATGGCGGCGTATTCGTTGTTGTCGGCGGCAACTTGCCAGCCGGACAGGTAGATGGCCTTGATGCCAGCCTTGGCTTGCTGAACGGCTTGACCGCCGGTCAGGGCGCCCAGGCAGTTGACGTAGGGGGTGTTGTTGACCAGATCCCACAGCTTCTCGGCGCCACGGCGAGCGAGGGTGTGCTCGACCTGGAAGGAACCGCGCAGACGGACGACGTCAGCAGCGGAGTAGCCGCGCTTGATGCCCTTCCAGCGGGGGTTTTCAGCCCAGTCTTTTTCGAGGGCGGCGATTTGCTGTTCGCGAGTGCTCATGTGAATTCCTCAGGTAATTTGGTTTGGGGGTTTCGGCGAAGAACCGAGTGACTATGGTGCAGTGCCGATGGAAGAAAGTATAGTGATTTTTTTGCGGGGCAGCAACAGTCTTATATAAGACATAAGACATTTTGTTTTTTAATAAAAACAGCGAATTACGATCGATATTTCACGATGCAAAACGCTGTTTGTTTTTATGAAATGAAATTGCGCTGCGTCAGCACAAGGTTTTGCTGCTGACCAGAACGCCATCCTCGTCGGCGTACAGATATTCACCGGGGGTAAAGGTTACGCCGCCGAATGTCACGGCGATATTCTTGTCGCCGACGCCCTTCTTGAGCGTCTTTTGCGGGTGGGTGTTGAGCGCCCGGACGCCGATATCGATGCCGTTGATGTCGCCAGAATCACGGATGCAACCGTATACAACGACCCCGGCCCAGCCGTTCTTGGCCGCAAGGATGGCCAGTTGGTCGCCAACCAACGCACAGCGCAGCGAGCCGCCGCCGTCAATGACGAGAACCTTGCCCTTGCCATCCTCAGCAAAGGCTTCGCGGACCAGCGAATTGTCCTCGAAAATCTTGAGCGTGACGATCTCGCCGGAAAAGCTCGTACGGCCGCCATAGCGCTGGAACATCGGGGCAACGACGCGCACGGTCTTGCCCAATTCGGATTCGAATTCATCGCAAAGGTCAGGGGTCTTGAAGGTCATTCTGGAGTCCTCGAAATAAAAAAGCCGTGCAATGTTGCACGGCTTTCGGGGTGGATGGCAATGCTTCAGACGGTGGCTTCGGCTTTTTCTTCCTCGAAGTCGAGTTTGATTTTGCCGTCCTTGTCGAGGTCGACCGTGACCCGGCCACCGCTCGACAGCTTGCCGAACAGCAACTCGTCGGCCAGGGCCGAACGGATCGTGTCCTGGATCAGCCGGGCCATCGGGCGGGCGCCCATGAGCGGATCGAAACCCTTTTCGGCGAGCAGTTCCTTCACAGCCTCGGTGAAATGGGCTTCCACCTTCTTCTCGTGCAACTGTTCCTCAAGCTGCATGAGGAACTTGTCGACGACACGCAGGATGACCTCGTGATCGAGCGGGCCGAAGGAGATCGTCGCATCGAGGCGATTGCGGAACTCG contains:
- the rraA gene encoding ribonuclease E activity regulator RraA; the encoded protein is MTFKTPDLCDEFESELGKTVRVVAPMFQRYGGRTSFSGEIVTLKIFEDNSLVREAFAEDGKGKVLVIDGGGSLRCALVGDQLAILAAKNGWAGVVVYGCIRDSGDINGIDIGVRALNTHPQKTLKKGVGDKNIAVTFGGVTFTPGEYLYADEDGVLVSSKTLC
- a CDS encoding HAMP domain-containing methyl-accepting chemotaxis protein, whose product is MNNISVRTRLFALVLGMAALLVVVGGMGFYATGSAIHDLQETYEQQTIPMREVARLRRLIVENESHVFRAFQHNPAFDYAKLHNHPVTEHTDNIEKNIKWADETWKDLIPHLDPASQEAKLAKEIQPLYENFVSEVLRPVAARLKAGDFTTESVATFLKANATYGAKMNQAFRELAEAQQSAVKEHYETSLASSTSLRNLSITIMVIGSALALLIAFLTIRSIVGPLNQMRTVIDRAASQNDFTGSINIEGHNEIADTAHAFNTMMATLRTSLTDLKQNMISVDDALMTLAASSDQAAKASMSTSESASAMAASVEEMSVSISSVSDSTNEAMNISESAGQSAETGGKVIDNTVAEIEKIALVIGEVSTTIKALGESSDRISSVVQVIKDVADQTNLLALNAAIEAARAGEAGRGFAVVADEVRKLAERTSNATGEIAAMINNIQSCSRSAVDNMEHTVAQVGKGTEHAQEAGQAIVSIREGSAKVVRVVHDIADAMSEQGAASQDIARRVENVAQASEESNASVQQAAIAVRNIRETSARMRATAERFKV
- a CDS encoding LysR family transcriptional regulator: MDRLKQIEAFVSAATRGSMSAAARVEGVTPAIIGRRLDALETRLGVKLMLRTTRKLTITFEGQAFLEDCQKTLNDLANAEAAVSLGSVRASGQLRVSAPSGFGRRHVAPLVGDFMLANPEVRVNLNLSDRLVDLVNENIDCAIRIGELTDSSLISVRLGEMRRMVVASPAYLVAHGVPREPADLVTHECLSLGQQRGWVFRDPEGGQVDTIKVGGSFECNDGAVLHEWALAGRGLAWRSLWEVGQDLKEGTLTSVLDAWQAPPMGIYAVFPQRRHLPLRVRLFIDLLKETYSRPSYWELR
- the aceA gene encoding isocitrate lyase — translated: MSTREQQIAALEKDWAENPRWKGIKRGYSAADVVRLRGSFQVEHTLARRGAEKLWDLVNNTPYVNCLGALTGGQAVQQAKAGIKAIYLSGWQVAADNNEYAAMYPDQSLYPVDSVPKVVERINNAFNRADEIQWSKNINAGDAGHVEYHLPIVADAEAGFGGVLNAYELMKAMIRAGAAGVHWEDQLASVKKCGHMGGKVLVPTTEAIQKLIAARMASDVYGVPTLVIARTDAEAADLLTSDYDENDKPFLTGERTAEGFYKTKKGLDQAISRAIAYADYADLVWCETGTPDLEFARKFAEAVHKVHPGKMLAYNCSPSFNWKKNLDDATIAKFQKELGAMGYKYQFITLAGIHNMWYHMFDLAQDYAKRGMSAYVEKVQEPEFAARDRGYTFVSHQQEVGTGYFDDVTTVIQGGKSSVTALTGSTEEEQFH
- the aceB gene encoding malate synthase A encodes the protein MALNLPQGVQITGPIKPGYESVLTFEALELVAKLHRAFEARRQELLKARVARQARIDAGEMPDFLPETKAIREGDWKIAPLPKALERRRTEITGPVEAKMIINAFNSGADSYMTDFEDSNSPNWDNQIVGQMNLYKAIRRELSFKNENGKEYKLNDTIATLQIRPRGWHLDEKHVLVDGQRVGGGIFDFAVVFFHNAKEQIARGAGPFYYLPKMESHLEARLWNDVFVMAQDHIGLPQGTIKATVLIETILATFEMEEILYELRNHSSGLNAGRWDYIFSCIKKFKKNKDFCLAQRSAITMEVPFMRGYALALVQACHKRGAPAMGGMSALIPIKNDPVANEKALAGIRHDKTRDANDGFDGGWVAHPGLVPIAMEEFVKVLGDKPNQWEKQVEGNFGPAQWLDFQPEQPITEAGLRNNINVGIHYLGSWLAGNGCVPIHNLMEDAATAEISRSQVWQWVVSPKGILDDGRKVTVEMVRPMIAEELSKVKASVSAQGEDTATYDQAAVIFDQMSLTPEYPEFLTLPLYEAME
- a CDS encoding YbaN family protein, whose protein sequence is MKTPVYRGLGVLCVVLGVIGAVLPLLPTTPFLILAAYFFARSHPEWEARLLAHPTAGPAIRAWRDHGAIPLVAKRLATVLMAISAIGGWFGLPEPWCYVPLAVAVVVLSWMWTRPSV
- a CDS encoding alpha/beta hydrolase family protein is translated as MTPTHTKPLKIDIPAVDGYPLHAHAWVHAVADGGNLPPVVIINPATSVHSRYYSRFADFLYARGFNVITYDYRGIGGSRPENMRGFQASWLDWGSKDFEGVLRFAALCFKGHDIMVAAHSVGGFLIGMAPSNHLIRRVFTMGSQFAYWRDYARHKRMAMYLRWHIVMPVLTALFGYFPGKRLGWLEDTPSGVVRDWVSPQARFEDIYKSGPQALPEEERKKLVDSFAGVTAPTLALSMSDDEFGTIPAIHRLLGYFTNSPATHLRVEPESVGHASIGHFAFFNARHADTLWRIPLAWLRDGSIVGDIPALLLTPEQNR